The following are encoded together in the Adhaeribacter arboris genome:
- a CDS encoding O-antigen ligase family protein gives MKLILNKRELALVAFTIFCFISFQLTEIKFYNIKINELLALLCLPFLLYNIKTLNKYVIYFLLFFCFLLITTVIQNNFQTFYFDIESLSILRKPYFISISRFLELISCLVFAVIVYKTINYLRDNQVSLKVIINSVLLLNFYFALFLLFASLFYYLNIFSYRESTIIYDTTPYLPTYTLRLRGYYVEGGPLGLMFAFLFCLSTLVNKKEYLQKSVYILIILLAQSKAGMIAVLGWLSFEFYRKFRHTKLMKYIIFLLVLPVFLFLSYKIASGYVITLKNFEQQLLDREKDETLIMGRTAAIKIAPKMVAHHPLLGIGLGNYSLVRNDPNYLNGMPPVQGWDLPGLGGIITLLIENGVIGFVLFIFLLWQIYKRYAPYSLISQDAIIIFCLICLLGIQLQFLYIWFLIGLALAAPDAIEENLANEEE, from the coding sequence GTGAAATTAATTTTAAATAAACGTGAGTTAGCATTAGTAGCATTTACAATCTTCTGTTTTATTTCTTTTCAATTAACAGAAATAAAATTTTACAATATAAAAATTAACGAATTACTAGCCCTTCTTTGTTTACCATTTCTGCTTTATAACATAAAGACTTTAAATAAATATGTAATTTATTTTTTATTGTTTTTTTGTTTCTTATTAATCACAACAGTTATTCAAAATAATTTTCAAACGTTTTACTTTGATATTGAAAGCTTAAGTATTTTAAGAAAGCCTTATTTTATTAGTATATCCAGATTTCTGGAATTGATTTCTTGTTTAGTATTTGCAGTAATAGTTTACAAAACAATTAATTACTTAAGAGACAATCAGGTAAGTTTAAAAGTAATAATTAATTCGGTTTTATTGTTAAATTTTTATTTTGCCTTATTTCTCCTGTTTGCCTCTTTATTTTATTACTTAAATATTTTTTCTTACAGAGAATCAACCATTATTTACGATACTACTCCTTACTTGCCTACTTATACCTTACGATTAAGAGGATATTATGTAGAAGGCGGGCCTTTAGGTTTAATGTTTGCTTTTCTTTTTTGCCTTTCTACTTTAGTAAACAAAAAAGAATATCTTCAGAAATCTGTTTATATACTAATAATACTTTTAGCCCAATCTAAGGCCGGAATGATTGCTGTTTTGGGATGGCTTTCATTTGAATTTTACAGAAAATTCAGGCATACCAAGCTGATGAAATATATTATATTTTTGCTTGTTCTTCCTGTTTTTCTGTTTCTCTCCTATAAAATAGCCAGCGGGTATGTAATAACTCTTAAAAACTTTGAGCAACAATTATTAGATAGAGAAAAAGATGAAACCCTAATTATGGGTCGTACAGCCGCTATTAAAATTGCTCCGAAAATGGTAGCGCACCATCCATTATTAGGTATAGGTTTAGGAAATTACTCATTAGTTAGAAATGATCCTAATTACCTTAATGGTATGCCTCCCGTGCAAGGATGGGACTTGCCCGGATTAGGAGGAATAATAACCTTATTAATTGAAAACGGAGTTATTGGGTTTGTTTTGTTTATCTTTCTTTTATGGCAAATCTATAAAAGATATGCCCCTTACTCACTTATATCTCAAGATGCAATTATCATATTCTGTCTGATTTGTTTGTTGGGGATACAGCTTCAATTTTTATATATCTGGTTTTTAATTGGCTTAGCCTTAGCAGCTCCGGATGCTATAGAAGAGAATTTAGCAAATGAAGAGGAATGA
- a CDS encoding glycosyltransferase family 4 protein, producing MKRNDKPLMVIDARLIDTSGIGTVCQNVIPLLKSKFDIILLGKRAVLQQFSWIDSIQIIEFATKIYSLKEQLDFFSKIPLCDYFLSPHYNVPLLPIRAKKRITIIHDVNHIALAANFSIMKRLYAKWILASALKLSDIIFTVSSFSKSEIVKFFGVKEDRINTIPLGVDKSIFKTYSISEKQSIQIKYKLPEKFILYVGNVKPHKNLITLIKAFALLKAESFGEIDKLVIVGKKEGFITNDLNLDNEIERLQLRDAIIFTGFVESQDLPVIYNLADLFVFPSFYEGYGLPPIEAMACGCPVLVSNVSSLPEVCKEAALYFNPYDLEELAQSIHLILNDKLKQEELRTKGFYLTANYNWQNTANRMEEIILTN from the coding sequence ATGAAGAGGAATGATAAACCTTTGATGGTAATTGATGCCAGATTAATTGACACTTCTGGTATAGGAACAGTTTGCCAGAATGTAATTCCTTTACTAAAAAGTAAATTTGATATTATTTTATTGGGTAAACGTGCTGTATTGCAACAATTTAGTTGGATAGATTCCATTCAAATAATTGAATTCGCTACAAAAATTTATTCTTTAAAAGAGCAATTAGATTTTTTTAGTAAAATTCCTTTGTGCGATTACTTTCTTTCGCCGCATTACAATGTGCCGCTTTTACCCATCAGAGCAAAAAAAAGAATTACTATCATTCATGATGTGAATCATATTGCTCTGGCTGCTAATTTCAGTATTATGAAAAGATTATACGCAAAATGGATTCTGGCAAGTGCATTAAAGTTATCTGATATAATTTTTACCGTATCAAGTTTTTCAAAATCAGAGATTGTTAAATTCTTTGGTGTAAAAGAAGATAGAATAAACACTATTCCGCTGGGAGTTGATAAATCCATTTTCAAAACTTATAGCATATCTGAAAAGCAAAGTATTCAAATTAAGTACAAGCTACCAGAGAAGTTTATTCTGTATGTTGGTAATGTGAAGCCGCATAAAAACTTAATAACTTTAATAAAAGCATTTGCTTTGTTAAAAGCTGAAAGTTTTGGTGAAATAGATAAGTTGGTAATTGTTGGTAAAAAAGAAGGCTTTATTACTAATGACTTGAATTTAGATAATGAAATAGAACGCTTGCAACTAAGGGATGCAATTATTTTTACCGGATTTGTAGAAAGTCAAGACTTACCTGTAATTTACAATCTCGCTGATTTATTTGTTTTTCCATCTTTTTACGAGGGTTATGGGTTACCGCCCATTGAGGCTATGGCATGTGGTTGTCCCGTTTTGGTATCAAATGTTTCCAGTTTGCCGGAAGTATGTAAAGAGGCAGCTCTGTATTTTAATCCTTATGATTTGGAAGAGTTAGCTCAATCTATTCATTTAATTTTAAATGATAAATTAAAGCAAGAAGAATTACGGACAAAAGGATTTTACTTAACAGCTAATTATAACTGGCAGAATACGGCGAATAGGATGGAAGAAATTATTTTAACTAACTAA
- a CDS encoding O-antigen ligase family protein, with amino-acid sequence MILKFRNYKVLYEINLILIALLLPFTEYFSIQFVSISIILLLLGWLLFNGKSKFFTLTKSEKLVLFLFILFYLINLSGLFRGGSSIAEKVLIKKLALLLLPVIIATGPGLTLLQIKRIIFCFIFSLSISTLPTYSIGINNLLAPQNDLNDLADVLLIHRPYFGLFCAFSVIALLILFRVKDKLFIKLASFIIIVYLLFFAGIIYAKMALISFSITVVLSGLVWLLYKRFYIYSLLLTAILIMGALLVYQKTPSIKNNISNVLAGKDFSFNDYNILVVGSINTRYVNWGCAFKVLNTDNNWLYGVGSGNSQNKLQECYKTRNLWVYESKMNSHNQFIEETLYNGLGGFIIFLSSLLLPGIISFKRGNFLHLSFLILFTLCCLTESILSRQVGIIFYSFFNSILFFNFKNNPESITLHE; translated from the coding sequence ATGATTTTAAAATTTCGCAATTATAAAGTTTTATACGAAATTAATTTAATATTGATTGCTCTCTTGCTTCCTTTTACTGAATACTTTTCTATTCAGTTTGTGAGCATTAGTATAATTTTATTGCTGTTAGGTTGGTTGCTTTTTAACGGTAAATCTAAATTTTTTACCCTTACCAAATCTGAGAAACTAGTTTTATTTTTGTTTATACTTTTTTACTTAATTAATCTTAGTGGTTTATTCAGGGGCGGAAGTAGTATTGCGGAGAAAGTTTTAATAAAGAAGTTAGCTCTTTTATTATTACCTGTTATTATAGCCACCGGCCCCGGTTTAACACTTCTTCAAATCAAGCGAATCATATTTTGTTTTATCTTTAGTTTATCAATTAGTACTCTTCCTACTTATTCTATAGGTATTAACAATCTGTTAGCACCTCAAAACGATCTTAATGATCTAGCTGATGTCTTATTAATTCATCGTCCGTATTTTGGGTTGTTTTGTGCCTTTTCTGTGATTGCTCTTTTAATTTTATTCAGAGTTAAAGACAAGCTTTTTATTAAGCTGGCTAGTTTTATAATAATAGTTTATCTATTGTTTTTTGCCGGTATTATTTATGCCAAAATGGCTCTGATTTCATTTTCTATAACTGTTGTTCTATCTGGTTTGGTGTGGCTTTTATATAAGCGGTTCTATATTTATTCTTTACTTTTAACTGCCATACTAATAATGGGGGCCTTGTTAGTTTATCAAAAAACGCCTTCTATAAAAAATAATATCAGCAATGTGCTGGCAGGCAAAGACTTCTCTTTTAATGATTACAATATATTGGTAGTAGGAAGCATAAATACCCGATACGTAAATTGGGGTTGTGCCTTCAAAGTATTAAACACCGATAATAATTGGCTCTATGGTGTAGGATCGGGCAACTCTCAGAATAAACTGCAAGAATGTTATAAAACAAGGAATTTATGGGTTTATGAAAGTAAAATGAATTCTCATAATCAGTTTATAGAAGAAACGCTGTATAACGGCCTTGGCGGATTTATTATCTTTTTAAGTAGTTTACTGTTGCCCGGAATAATTTCTTTTAAAAGAGGTAATTTTTTGCATTTATCCTTTCTGATTTTATTTACCCTTTGTTGTTTAACCGAAAGTATTCTGTCGAGGCAAGTTGGGATTATATTTTATTCTTTCTTTAACTCCATTTTATTCTTTAATTTTAAAAATAATCCAGAAAGTATAACCTTACATGAATAG
- a CDS encoding FkbM family methyltransferase — protein sequence MSKVFEKTCDLKAKPFISEILHENGQYIVDIKNIGVLYYPDNMPVKSLYQVITESTDKKQWHYYEIPETQVVKSDVVVDCGAAEGLFSLIVANRCAKVYAIEPLPSFIHSLKLTFAKFQNVEIIACALSDKSGNAFMNDHDISSAISDKGNVPIKIETIDNLFFNKGIKIDYLKADLEGYEMDMLKGATKTIEQSRPKVAITTYHKAEHANQIREFLLKIHPDYKIKVKGIEERAGAPVMLHTW from the coding sequence TTGTCAAAAGTTTTTGAAAAAACCTGTGACTTAAAAGCTAAACCCTTTATTTCAGAAATACTGCATGAAAATGGACAATATATAGTTGATATAAAAAATATTGGCGTTTTATATTATCCGGATAATATGCCTGTTAAGTCTTTATACCAGGTAATTACCGAAAGTACAGATAAAAAGCAATGGCATTATTACGAGATTCCGGAAACCCAGGTAGTCAAGTCAGATGTGGTAGTGGATTGTGGTGCAGCCGAAGGATTATTTAGTTTAATAGTTGCGAATAGGTGCGCAAAAGTTTACGCAATAGAACCGCTACCTTCCTTTATTCATTCACTGAAATTAACCTTTGCCAAATTTCAAAATGTAGAAATAATTGCCTGTGCTTTGTCTGATAAAAGCGGTAATGCTTTTATGAACGACCACGATATTTCTTCGGCTATAAGTGATAAGGGAAATGTACCTATTAAAATAGAAACAATTGATAATTTGTTTTTTAATAAAGGAATTAAAATAGATTATTTAAAAGCTGATTTGGAAGGATACGAAATGGATATGCTAAAAGGAGCGACAAAAACCATTGAGCAATCCAGGCCAAAAGTGGCAATAACTACTTATCACAAAGCAGAACATGCCAATCAAATCAGAGAATTTTTACTAAAAATCCATCCTGATTATAAAATTAAGGTTAAAGGTATTGAAGAAAGAGCGGGAGCTCCCGTAATGCTGCATACGTGGTAA
- a CDS encoding glycosyltransferase — translation MKLAIVHDDLMRRGGAEQVARCFHYAFPKAPIFTLAYDPESTYPDFKNCKVITSWYQKLAKDENKMKKLFFPFGLMAMHQVDVTGFDVVLLSSTYCAKYIKVSPEALVINYCHQPFRLAWYPESYAEFVQAKGFKKLMLMSIIAILQHYDFKAAQRTNYFIANTLETSYKIKDKYKVEEEIEVIYPPVSSKQFYVASEPKNYYLMVTRLEYYKRVDLAIEAFNQLGLPLIIVGTGTKESELKSKSKNNIQFKSGLSGSELSKLYAECRALVFPQHEDFGITPLEANASGRPVIAYGAGGVLSTMIPLKDAIQKSTAIFFQEQSVEALRQAVKIMEDIYLDFNPDFIRKNASRFEEEAFIEAIQSFVKTKYQNICKSFIKS, via the coding sequence ATGAAATTAGCCATTGTGCACGATGATTTAATGCGGCGTGGTGGAGCAGAACAGGTAGCACGGTGTTTTCATTATGCTTTTCCGAAAGCGCCTATTTTTACTTTGGCTTATGATCCGGAAAGTACGTATCCGGATTTTAAAAATTGTAAAGTAATTACTTCCTGGTATCAGAAGCTGGCCAAAGACGAAAACAAAATGAAAAAGCTGTTTTTTCCTTTTGGCCTTATGGCCATGCATCAGGTAGATGTAACCGGGTTTGACGTTGTTCTACTATCTTCTACCTATTGTGCTAAATACATTAAAGTCTCTCCCGAAGCCCTAGTTATTAATTATTGTCACCAACCTTTCCGGCTTGCTTGGTACCCGGAATCTTATGCGGAATTTGTTCAGGCTAAAGGCTTTAAGAAATTAATGCTAATGTCTATTATTGCCATTCTTCAGCATTACGATTTTAAAGCGGCTCAGCGCACTAACTACTTTATTGCTAACACCCTTGAAACCAGTTATAAGATTAAAGATAAATATAAGGTAGAAGAAGAAATTGAAGTGATATATCCTCCGGTTAGTAGCAAACAATTCTACGTGGCTTCGGAGCCAAAAAACTACTACTTAATGGTGACCCGGTTAGAATATTACAAAAGGGTTGACCTGGCGATTGAAGCTTTTAACCAATTAGGCTTACCCCTTATAATTGTAGGTACAGGTACAAAAGAAAGCGAACTAAAAAGTAAGTCAAAAAATAATATTCAATTTAAAAGTGGGTTATCCGGTTCGGAGTTAAGTAAGCTCTATGCAGAATGCCGGGCGTTAGTGTTCCCGCAGCACGAAGATTTTGGAATTACCCCATTAGAAGCCAATGCTTCGGGTAGGCCCGTTATCGCGTACGGTGCCGGGGGAGTTTTAAGCACGATGATACCTTTGAAAGATGCAATTCAAAAAAGTACGGCTATTTTCTTTCAGGAACAAAGTGTGGAGGCTTTGCGGCAAGCCGTAAAAATAATGGAAGATATTTATTTGGATTTCAATCCTGACTTTATCCGTAAAAATGCCTCCCGGTTTGAGGAAGAAGCTTTTATAGAAGCTATTCAGAGTTTTGTTAAAACTAAATACCAGAATATTTGCAAAAGCTTTATTAAGAGCTAA
- a CDS encoding undecaprenyl-phosphate glucose phosphotransferase: MAGQNQKYIKLINSLGDLVLLNLAALAGYISRFKGFDNFVESQFLSLLLYCNLAWITSASILNSYNIKRVTRVTSIISNLIKQVILYILLVEASLNITKPYFFSRQFLTYSYLYLTILMVSWRVGLTYLLKYHRIKGGNFKKVVIAGYGKASNQLRKYFESRPDTGYRFLGFFDDNSKHTSKYLGQIEELEEYVLHNEVDEIYCSAFELNSNQVTNIIDFAEDNLIRLKFIPEANLIQSRKLEVDFYDLLPIMNLRPIPLDDSFNMVVKRAFDIVFSFLVIVFILSWLIPIIGLLIKLDSKGPILFKQLRNGRDNKPFVCYKFRSMRLNEEADTKQATKGDDRVTKIGQFLRKSNLDELPQFFNVLLGHMSVVGPRPHPVKLNETYRRLIGRYMSRHLIKPGVTGLAQVKGYRGETSEPHQMKNRIKIDLFYIENWTFLLDIKIIMLTIHNMFKGEENAF, encoded by the coding sequence ATGGCAGGCCAGAATCAGAAGTACATTAAATTAATAAATTCTTTAGGTGATTTAGTTTTACTAAACTTAGCAGCGCTGGCCGGGTACATAAGTCGTTTTAAAGGATTCGATAATTTTGTAGAATCTCAATTTTTAAGCTTATTATTGTATTGTAATCTCGCCTGGATAACCTCTGCCTCTATTTTAAATTCTTACAATATCAAGCGGGTAACCCGGGTTACATCTATTATAAGTAATCTTATTAAACAAGTTATTTTATATATCTTGTTAGTAGAAGCTTCCTTAAACATCACCAAACCTTACTTTTTCTCCCGACAATTCCTTACTTACTCTTACCTGTATTTAACCATTCTGATGGTTAGCTGGCGGGTAGGTCTTACTTATTTGTTAAAATACCATCGCATAAAAGGGGGTAACTTTAAAAAAGTAGTTATTGCGGGTTATGGTAAGGCTTCTAACCAACTACGAAAATATTTTGAATCCCGCCCCGATACAGGTTACCGGTTCTTAGGGTTTTTTGATGATAATTCGAAACATACGAGCAAATACTTAGGGCAAATTGAGGAGCTGGAAGAATACGTGCTGCATAATGAAGTAGATGAAATTTACTGCTCGGCTTTTGAACTCAACAGCAACCAGGTAACCAATATTATTGATTTTGCCGAAGATAATTTGATCCGCCTAAAATTTATTCCGGAAGCTAACTTAATTCAATCGCGCAAGTTAGAAGTAGATTTTTATGATTTACTTCCTATTATGAATCTCCGTCCTATTCCGCTGGATGATTCTTTCAATATGGTAGTGAAAAGGGCCTTTGATATAGTATTCTCGTTTTTAGTAATTGTGTTTATTCTTTCTTGGCTTATACCAATCATAGGATTGTTGATAAAATTGGATTCCAAAGGACCAATTTTATTTAAGCAATTACGAAATGGACGGGATAATAAACCTTTTGTTTGTTATAAATTTAGAAGTATGCGGTTGAATGAAGAGGCAGATACCAAACAAGCAACTAAAGGCGATGACAGAGTTACAAAAATAGGCCAGTTTTTAAGGAAATCTAATTTAGATGAGTTGCCGCAGTTTTTTAATGTTTTGTTGGGGCATATGTCGGTGGTAGGACCCAGACCGCACCCAGTAAAATTAAACGAAACGTACCGGCGATTAATCGGGCGCTACATGTCGCGGCATTTAATTAAACCTGGGGTAACCGGCTTGGCGCAAGTAAAAGGATACCGCGGGGAAACCTCCGAGCCGCACCAAATGAAGAATAGAATAAAGATTGACTTGTTTTACATTGAGAACTGGACTTTCTTACTGGATATTAAAATTATTATGTTAACCATCCATAACATGTTTAAAGGCGAAGAAAACGCTTTTTAA